In Camarhynchus parvulus chromosome Z, STF_HiC, whole genome shotgun sequence, a genomic segment contains:
- the C6 gene encoding complement component C6, with the protein MSLQHTLTFQVDTFAMGMTVPVLLVLLSLVIGSSQGCYCEHYPWGSWSACSQTCNFGTQTRHRQIRMDEYYSQNFCDQLCTKQESRACNQQTCPVNCHLGDFGPWSECDPCVKKQFRTRPLLRPSQFGGQDCTEPLVDSRPCFPAKLCNTVEVDCKNKFRCESGRCISKTLECNGENDCGDNSDERNCGRKKTVCNRKYESIPGVQLIGSGFHIFAGESRGEVLGNSFNGGRCTTVKRNETRKLYRVPANLEAVRFQVTDEEDDVTSDFYKDLTPLSHVASYSGSSTHSGKHSSGIPFLFSKKTRVQVTSSSSFKKAIEASYEKNSNFIRVHKVISVANFTMKQSDLQLSDVFLKALNHLPLEYNYALYSRIFDEFGTHYYTSGKMGGSYDILYQYSSEELQNSGLSVEESTECVRTETTRRVFFRKKKKVSTRCTTNRMTVTHEGSILESAERSISLVKGGRSEYAAALAWEKKGAFPGHRVFTDWLESTKDNPVVIDFEVSPIVELVRNVPCAETKRRHLRRALRELAGMLDPCRCAPCPNNGRAVLLGTRCLCLCPPGTYGANCETRAPGYTTVAVDGQWGCWSEWSPCDASFKRRRTRECNNPSPMNGGKPCEGQREEEEDCYISVFTDRGAPCINDDEARREENVLIGEPQSGCFRPGPPEYGFIRSEKSHYAVGEEVEIACVSGYSLIGYQYLRCLPDQTWTQQHVECQLSVCLRPPISESVTISPFKQQYNIGETMKLSCPAGFIVTGHTEYTCGEDLSWTPPIMMSTTCEKDVLTKIRGICSPGQKQIGSQCVCMSPEEDCGHYSEDICVLHAVSEQNVTKPSCQYSAEMCLGVQSFHFLHAGPCHGNSNLDWAIERAKLSANSLKKEPCGYDICYDWEDCQDTKTQCSCLMPYQCPKGEIRPHCIQMETTGRRRTVSHCMLAAMKCAGVKLQVLEQGSCLQ; encoded by the exons ATGAGTCTGCAACATACACTGACTTTTCAG GTGGACACCTTTGCCATGGGCATGACTGTGCCAgtgctcctggtcctgctgagCCTGGTGattgggagcagccaggggtgcTACTGTGAACATTACCCATGGGGGTCGTGGTCTGCCTGCTCACAGACCTGCAATTTCGGCACACAGACCAGGCACAG gCAAATAAGAATGGATGAATATTATAGCCAAAACTTCTGTGACCAGCTGTGCACAAAGCAAGAATCTCGCGCATGTAACCAGCAGACATGTCCTGTCAACTGTCACCTTGGAGACTTTGGCCCTTGGTCAGAATGTGACCCATGTGTTAAAAAACAA TTCCGTACCCGGCCACTCCTGCGaccatcccagtttgggggcCAGGACTGCACCGAGCCACTGGTGGATTCCCGTCCATGTTTCCCAGCCAAGCTCTGCAACACAGTGGAAGTTGACTGCAAGAATAAGTTTCGGTGTGAGAGTG GTCGTTGTATTTCAAAAACACTAGAATGTAATGGAGAAAATGACTGTGGGGACAACTCTGATGAAAGAAACTGTGGAAGGAAAAAGACTGTGTGTAACCGAAAGTATGAGAGCATCCCAGGTGTGCAATTAATAGGCAGTGG atttcacATTTTCGCAGGAGAGAGCCGAGGGGAAGTTCTTGGCAACTCATTCAATGGAGGGCGATGCACAACGGTGAAGCGCAATGAGACAAGGAAGTTGTACCGTGTCCCTGCGAATCTGGAGGCTGTCAGGTTTCAG GTAACCGATGAAGAGGATGATGTAACATCAGATTTCTACAAAGATTTAACTCCCCTGAGTCACGTCGCTTCTTACAGTGGTTCATCCACTCATAGTGGTAAACATTCTTCTGGAATCCcatttttattctcaaaaaAGACACGGGTCCAGGTAACATCGTCTTCCTCCTTCAAGAAAGCTATTGAAGCCTCATATGAAAAG AATTCCAACTTTATTAGAGTCCATAAAGTAATTTCTGTTGCAAACTTCACAATGAAACAGTCAGATCTGCAGCTATCAGATGTCTTTCTAAAAGCACTTAACCATCTGCCCCTGGAGTACAACTATGCTTTATACAGCAGAATATTTGATGAATTTGGCACTCATTACTACACCTCTGGGAAGATGGGTGGTTCCTATGATATTCTTTACCAGTATAGCTCGGAGGAACTGCAGAACTCGG GCCTGTCAGTTGAGGAATCAACAGAGTGTGTCCGAACAGAAACAACGCGGCGTGTgttcttcaggaagaaaaagaaagtcagTACCAGATGCACCACAAACAGGATGACTGTGACACATGAAG GTTCCATTTTGGAGTCAGCTGAGCGATCAATTTCCCTGGTGAAAGGTGGCAGGTCAGAGtatgcagcagctctggcatgGGAGAAAAAGGGGGCTTTTCCAGGACACAGAGTCTTCACAGACTGGTTGGAGTCAACAAAGGACAATCCTGTGGTGATTGACTTTGAG GTGTCGCCCATCGTGGAGCTGGTGAGGAACGTGCCGTGTGCGGAGACCAAGCGCCGCCACCTGCGGAGggccctgagggagctggcgGGAATGTTGGACCCGTGCCGCTGCGCCCCATGCCCCAACAACGGCCGGGCCGTGCTCCTGGGGACACGgtgcctctgcctgtgcccGCCCGGCACCTACGGCGCCAACTGCGAGACGCGGGCTCCTGGCTACACCACAG TTGCTGTTGATGGCCAATGGGGTTGCTGGTCTGAATGGAGTCCATGTGATGCTTCCTTCAAAAGAAGAAGGACCCGGGAATGCAATAACCCCTCCCCAATGAATGGTGGGAAGCCGTGTGAAGggcagagggaagaagaggaagactGTTATATCTCTGTGTTCACAGACAG agGTGCTCCTTGTATAAATGATGATGAagccaggagagaggagaatgTCTTGATTGGTGAACCTCAGTCTGGATGTTTTAGGCCAGGCCCACCAGAGTACGGCTTTATCAGG agtgaaAAGAGCCATTATGCTGTTGGGGAGGAAGTTGAAATTGCTTGTGTGAGTGGGTATAGCCTCATTGGCTACCAATACCTTCGGTGCCTGCCAGATCAAACCTGGACACAGCAACATGTTGAGTGCCAAc TCTCAGTATGCCTCAGGCCACCAATATCTGAGAGTGTCACAATTTCCCCATTTAAGCAACAGTACAACATTGGTGAAACAATGAAGTTGAGCTGCCCAGCTGGGTTTATAGTCACTGGTCACACAGAGTATACCTGTGGGGAAGACCTGTCCTGGACACCTCCTATTATGATGTCTACTACATGTGAAAAAG ATGTGCTAACCAAAATTAGAGGTATTTGCAGTCCAGGACAAAAGCAGATTGGATCTCAGTGTGTTTGTATGTCTCCAGAAGAAGATTGTGG CCACTACTCAGAAGACATCTGTGTGTTACATGCTGTTTCTGAACAGAATGTGACCAAGCCCAGCTGTCAGTACTCAGCTGAAATGTGCCTTGGAGTGCAGTCATTTCATTTCTTGCATGCTGGTCCTTGCCATGGTAATTCCAACCTAGACTGGGCTATTGAGAGGGCAAAGCTCTCTGCAAATAGCTTGAAGAAAGAGCCCTGTGGCTATGACATCTGCTATGACTGGGAGGATTGTCAAG ATACAAAGACCCAGTGCTCCTGCCTGATGCCTTACCAGTGCCCCAAAGGAGAGATCCGCCCTCACTGCATCCAAATGGAGACGacggggaggaggaggacagtCAGTCACTGCATGCTGGCAGCCATGAAATGTGCTGGCGTCAAactgcaggtgctggagcaggggagctgCCTACAATAA